A portion of the Paenibacillus marchantiae genome contains these proteins:
- a CDS encoding amidohydrolase family protein, which translates to MTQVKSEEQSFKHIFIAGIKGKRFDISIQNGRFASVTESVPQNDNASLPGTDIWISPGVIDLHTHLAWTDFDHADQLKRDSHEIEVMQAQAFAATLRTGVTTARDAGGMLPSTARHLAQHYQHPLRVETSSEMLGAADARGVKHLEQRLNGIFDTGAGWVKIMATGGLGAPTEQVLDPVFSEEEFAFIVRHAHANHKKVLVHTWGGVTIDWSIQTGVESVEHGMFLSEDQAGRLAQSRTAFVPTTSIYRIAADPKGVLALPTVISDRAARAAEAHSTAIGYAKRAGVRFGFGTDYATPSLHGYNLQELDTLIDYGLTRAEAWQSATSNAADILGRGNELGQIAEGYIADAIIFNADPYQTENADQLQESIVSVIIGAQKP; encoded by the coding sequence ATGACCCAGGTAAAATCGGAAGAGCAAAGCTTCAAACATATCTTTATAGCAGGCATTAAAGGCAAACGGTTCGATATCTCGATTCAGAATGGCCGGTTTGCATCTGTTACAGAATCCGTGCCGCAGAATGATAACGCATCGCTTCCGGGTACAGATATATGGATAAGTCCCGGAGTTATTGATCTTCATACACATCTGGCCTGGACAGACTTTGACCATGCGGATCAATTAAAGCGTGACAGCCATGAGATCGAAGTGATGCAGGCGCAAGCTTTTGCAGCCACCCTCCGGACGGGAGTAACTACGGCTCGTGATGCAGGTGGAATGCTACCAAGCACCGCTCGGCATCTCGCTCAGCACTATCAACACCCCTTAAGAGTTGAAACCAGCAGTGAAATGCTGGGAGCGGCAGATGCCCGTGGTGTGAAGCATCTAGAACAACGGCTGAACGGAATTTTTGATACAGGCGCAGGATGGGTTAAAATCATGGCGACAGGTGGACTGGGAGCCCCTACGGAACAAGTGCTAGATCCTGTATTTTCGGAGGAAGAGTTTGCGTTCATCGTTCGACATGCCCATGCCAACCATAAAAAGGTGCTGGTTCATACCTGGGGTGGAGTGACGATAGACTGGTCTATTCAGACCGGGGTGGAATCGGTGGAACATGGAATGTTCTTATCGGAGGATCAGGCGGGCAGGCTTGCGCAGTCCCGAACGGCCTTTGTGCCGACCACATCGATATATCGTATTGCCGCAGATCCAAAAGGCGTGCTGGCGTTGCCTACTGTCATCAGTGATCGTGCAGCGCGCGCTGCTGAAGCTCATTCTACAGCCATCGGATATGCCAAAAGAGCAGGAGTCCGTTTCGGTTTCGGTACCGATTACGCCACACCTTCACTGCATGGCTATAATCTGCAAGAACTGGATACGCTGATCGATTATGGCCTGACCCGGGCAGAGGCGTGGCAATCTGCGACGTCAAACGCTGCTGATATTCTGGGTCGTGGCAACGAATTGGGACAGATTGCAGAAGGCTATATTGCCGATGCTATTATTTTCAATGCCGATCCGTATCAAACGGAAAATGCAGATCAGCTGCAGGAGAGCATCGTATCCGTAATTATTGGAGCGCAGAAACCATAA
- a CDS encoding tyrosine-type recombinase/integrase, whose translation MKLGNHDLNTYIKQYEIYLSVERNLSQKSIKAYLSDLNRLVEWFNDNHICDVNRDNLRKYLEQLTSEQTLKDSTIKRKYICFKAFFNYLVQEGDIAESPIFGFGRNFKTAKRIPKTLSVNEVERLLNAPQEHMKQLRTEFRKRINLRNDAIIELLYVIGIRIGELVGIDIEHIDLEEKTVLIFGKGRKERLLYISSNEVILKIKAWLHQREHFDPNSNALFINKYGDRLSIYSIEDIYSKYRDLSKVSKKSTPHYLRHSFATHLLNNGADLRSVQEILGHTNVSTTQIYTEVSVERKKDVLSRFNPRNNLKV comes from the coding sequence ATGAAACTCGGCAATCATGATTTGAATACATACATCAAGCAATATGAAATCTATTTAAGTGTAGAACGAAACCTTTCCCAAAAATCGATAAAAGCTTATCTGTCTGACCTCAACAGACTCGTTGAATGGTTTAATGATAATCACATATGTGATGTTAACAGAGATAATTTAAGAAAGTATCTAGAACAATTAACAAGTGAGCAAACGCTTAAAGACTCTACCATTAAAAGAAAATACATATGCTTTAAAGCATTTTTTAATTATTTGGTACAGGAAGGGGATATTGCTGAATCCCCTATTTTTGGTTTCGGAAGAAATTTCAAAACAGCAAAACGTATTCCGAAGACTCTCTCTGTGAATGAGGTTGAAAGGTTGTTAAACGCTCCACAAGAACATATGAAGCAATTACGTACAGAGTTTAGGAAACGAATTAACCTGCGCAATGATGCTATTATCGAGTTGCTTTACGTGATCGGAATTCGTATCGGCGAATTAGTGGGTATCGATATTGAACATATAGATCTGGAGGAAAAAACGGTATTGATCTTTGGTAAAGGTCGTAAAGAGCGTTTATTGTATATTTCCAGTAATGAGGTGATCCTCAAGATTAAAGCCTGGTTGCATCAACGTGAGCATTTCGATCCCAATTCCAATGCGCTGTTTATTAACAAATATGGCGATCGCCTTTCGATATATTCCATAGAAGATATTTACTCGAAATACAGGGACTTATCTAAAGTCAGTAAAAAATCAACACCTCATTACCTCAGACATAGCTTTGCTACACACCTACTGAACAACGGGGCAGATTTGCGCTCAGTGCAGGAGATTCTTGGACACACCAATGTCAGCACGACGCAAATATATACAGAAGTATCTGTGGAAAGGAAGAAGGATGTGTTGTCGAGGTTCAATCCGAGAAATAACTTAAAGGTGTAG
- a CDS encoding ATP-grasp domain-containing protein, which yields MEEVENLIKFYNDMDNMKKYPDIMCVVFVFNSIDTYQNDIHKSECITSYEQSEIVNAFRSVSDYVISFNSEDKFIADIHNLKQKFKYVLVYSMAQNTNGIGRRCLVPLICEHYEVYNIGADFYSSVLGGNKSLMYEKIEDKLGVYFPITYIFKNEEDFSNIQDFYQNKKDFLLKPNSESASIGVVKIDVQETTYKKAIELIHSHYEMYGTLLIQQYIEGKEVEVPVIHHNNAYFAPEVVEIVFLNDEKYLDYQTIANENYDFDIYKGPHAKIIASVACRCAEILGFSAISRIDFRVNETDIYIIDITPNPTISSKSSAHLLFQHVFNGDEEAAYRMLVFEAIKKHRLLEPPLYASK from the coding sequence ATGGAAGAAGTTGAGAATTTGATTAAATTTTATAATGATATGGATAATATGAAAAAATATCCTGATATCATGTGTGTTGTATTCGTTTTCAACAGCATAGATACTTATCAAAATGATATACATAAATCTGAGTGTATCACTAGTTATGAGCAATCTGAGATCGTCAATGCCTTTCGTTCTGTGTCGGATTATGTAATTTCATTCAATAGTGAGGACAAATTTATTGCAGATATTCATAATCTCAAACAAAAGTTCAAGTATGTATTAGTTTATTCAATGGCCCAGAATACTAATGGTATAGGAAGAAGATGTCTTGTTCCATTAATTTGTGAGCATTATGAAGTTTACAATATTGGCGCAGATTTTTATTCTTCTGTTTTGGGTGGTAATAAATCGCTTATGTATGAAAAGATCGAAGATAAACTCGGAGTGTATTTTCCGATTACATATATATTCAAAAATGAAGAGGATTTTAGCAATATTCAGGATTTTTATCAAAATAAGAAGGATTTTTTGCTGAAACCTAATTCAGAGTCAGCTAGCATTGGGGTTGTTAAAATTGATGTGCAAGAAACCACATATAAGAAAGCAATTGAACTGATACATTCTCATTATGAGATGTATGGGACATTGTTAATTCAACAATACATTGAAGGCAAGGAGGTAGAGGTCCCCGTTATTCATCATAATAATGCATACTTCGCTCCAGAAGTTGTAGAAATCGTTTTTCTAAACGATGAAAAATATCTTGATTATCAAACGATTGCAAATGAAAATTATGACTTTGATATTTACAAGGGACCTCATGCCAAGATTATTGCATCAGTTGCCTGTCGATGTGCAGAAATACTAGGATTCTCAGCTATAAGTCGAATTGATTTTAGAGTGAATGAAACAGATATTTATATTATTGATATCACACCAAACCCGACAATTTCTTCTAAAAGTTCGGCTCATCTTTTGTTTCAACATGTTTTTAATGGAGATGAAGAAGCTGCATATAGAATGCTTGTTTTTGAAGCAATTAAGAAACATCGATTACTCGAACCACCGCTCTATGCCTCCAAATAA